The Bacillus sp. NEB1478 genome contains the following window.
CTAAATACTCTAGATAACGTCTTGCAGTTGTTCTGCTTACACCGACTAACTGACCGAGATCTTCAGCGGTAAAACCATCTGTTTTATTAATAAAAAAAGATAAGATTTTATCCAATGTTATGCGGTCTATCCCTTTTGGCAATACAGCACTTTCGCTGTCTGGTCTATCCTTCTTAATAACTGAATCTATCATGCTTTGATTTATTTCTTTCGTTGCTGTTAATTGATAAATAGAAGATTTATAATTTTTGAAGTCCAGCATGGTCTGTTTAAACCTTTGGAAAACAACCGGTTTGACTATATAATCGAAAACTCCATCATTTAGTGCAAAAGTCAAAGATTCTGATTCACTAGCGGCTGTTATCATAATAACTTCAATACCTCTGAATTCCCTTCTTATCCACCTTAAAAGATCGAGTCCGTTCATATCAGGGAAATATATATCCAGTAAGACAAGATCGGGTTTAAGTATAGATATTTGCTCTTTTGCATCTTCTTGATTTAAAGCGATGCCGCAAACAGAAAAGCCATCTATTTTTTCAACGAATTTTCTGTTTATTTCAGCGATTCTAATATCATCTTCAACGATAAAAACTTCAAATGAATGCATGGTTTATTCAAGCCTCTATTCATTCGGGATAATAACGGTAAATAAAGTTGTATTGGCTTTGGTTCGTTCATAATAGATGTTACCATTTAACTGTTTTACCGATTGATTTACTAAATACAGCCCATAGCCACGATCTGCACCTTTTGTCGAATATCCCTTTTGATATAAATCATTTGCTTTTTGTGGTGGAATTCCTGCTGCTGAATCTTCAATTTCAATAATTAATTGAGTTCCAAGACTAGTCAAGGCTATTTTCACGTTTTTATCTCTATCAATACTTTGTACTACAGCATCCATTGCATTATCTACTAAATTTCCGATTATCGTAACGAGTAATTGTCTGTCCATTGTATCTGGAAGTACTTCAAAATGTGTTGAAGAATCGATGAGTAAATTCACCTTCAATTCTTTTGAGCGATTAAATTTACCGATTAATAATCCAGCTATGTATGGGTCAGAAATTCGTTTCATGATTAATTGAGCAAAACTTTGATGCAAGTCAGATTCTTTTGTAATTACATCGAGCGCCTCTTGATATGATTCTATTTGTATAAGACCAGAGATTAAATATAATTTATTAGAGAATTCATGTGTTTGTGCTCGAAGACCTTCACTGTAGCTTTTTACTTGTGTAAGTTCTTCATTCAGCCGATAGAGTTCATTTTTATTTCTAAAAGTAGCTACTGCCCCAATAATGTCTCCGGTAACACCTGAAATGGGAACTCGGTTTACGACAACACTGCTGTTTCCAAGCTTCATCTGTTCATCAAACTCACTTTTACCATTTTCTATAACGTCCAGCAATCTTGTATTCGGTATGGTTTTAATTATACTTGTTCCTAATATTTTATCTTCAGGCAATTCTAACATCTGGCATGCAGTTTGATTTGCCATTGTGATATCTCCTTCGCGATTTATAGCAATAACACCCTCTCTGATCGCCTCAAGAATAGCACTTTTTTCTTTATACAATAAACCGATTTCTTTCGGTTCTAATCCATGAGTTGCCCGCTTTACACCTTTTGCGATCAATACCGAACCTGATATTCCGAGGAGAAGTGTAAGGATGCCAACGAATAATATTTTTAATTTATAAGGCCAAATAATATTATTTATATTTGTTGTTAGAAAGCCTACTGATACTAAACCTATAATCTGTCCTTGATTATTAATGACAGGTGATTTCCCCCGAACAGCAGGTCCTAGAGAGCCGGTGGCCTCCGTAATACTAGATTTTCCAGATAGCGCCAAATCATTATCCCCGCCAACCATCCGTTTTCCTATTCTGTTTTTAATAGGATGTGAATATCGGATGCCTTGTTTATTCCCTACTACTATATACTGTGCACCTGTATTTCTTCTTATTTCCTCA
Protein-coding sequences here:
- a CDS encoding sensor histidine kinase, which gives rise to MKLQTKLILISTTLIFVVIVILAFIFQVMFESTIKDQIGQRALSVSMAVSRNPLVIEAFENENPSEVIQPYAEEIRRNTGAQYIVVGNKQGIRYSHPIKNRIGKRMVGGDNDLALSGKSSITEATGSLGPAVRGKSPVINNQGQIIGLVSVGFLTTNINNIIWPYKLKILFVGILTLLLGISGSVLIAKGVKRATHGLEPKEIGLLYKEKSAILEAIREGVIAINREGDITMANQTACQMLELPEDKILGTSIIKTIPNTRLLDVIENGKSEFDEQMKLGNSSVVVNRVPISGVTGDIIGAVATFRNKNELYRLNEELTQVKSYSEGLRAQTHEFSNKLYLISGLIQIESYQEALDVITKESDLHQSFAQLIMKRISDPYIAGLLIGKFNRSKELKVNLLIDSSTHFEVLPDTMDRQLLVTIIGNLVDNAMDAVVQSIDRDKNVKIALTSLGTQLIIEIEDSAAGIPPQKANDLYQKGYSTKGADRGYGLYLVNQSVKQLNGNIYYERTKANTTLFTVIIPNE
- a CDS encoding response regulator, which encodes MHSFEVFIVEDDIRIAEINRKFVEKIDGFSVCGIALNQEDAKEQISILKPDLVLLDIYFPDMNGLDLLRWIRREFRGIEVIMITAASESESLTFALNDGVFDYIVKPVVFQRFKQTMLDFKNYKSSIYQLTATKEINQSMIDSVIKKDRPDSESAVLPKGIDRITLDKILSFFINKTDGFTAEDLGQLVGVSRTTARRYLEYLVTEHKVYADISYGGVGRPERIYQYNK